One Desulfomicrobium apsheronum genomic region harbors:
- the mutM gene encoding bifunctional DNA-formamidopyrimidine glycosylase/DNA-(apurinic or apyrimidinic site) lyase, with amino-acid sequence MPELPEVETIARGLHTLAKGRRILEAHLLTPSVLRAGHPGSLPGRTITHVSRRAKLLLVHLDQGECLAFHLKMTGRVWIASPGQELPKHTHLVCDLEGRDRLIFEDTRRFGFFGIYWPQDLEAWSFYRSLGPEPLESSAEELAERLGARRACVKSLLLNQTVLAGIGNIYADESLFAARIHPASLASSIPPKRRVLLCSELRRILLEAIAAGGSTISDYRNAYGKSGIFQDSFEVYGKKGEPCPACGMPLQATKVAGRTSTHCMKCQKKY; translated from the coding sequence ATGCCCGAACTGCCAGAAGTCGAAACCATCGCCCGCGGCCTGCACACCCTGGCCAAGGGGCGTCGCATCCTCGAAGCGCATCTGCTCACGCCGAGCGTACTGCGGGCAGGACACCCGGGCTCCCTGCCGGGCAGGACCATCACCCATGTCTCGCGCCGGGCCAAGCTTCTCCTCGTCCATCTGGACCAGGGCGAGTGCCTGGCCTTCCACCTCAAAATGACCGGACGGGTCTGGATCGCGAGCCCGGGTCAGGAGCTGCCCAAACACACGCATCTGGTCTGCGATCTTGAAGGCCGGGACCGCCTGATCTTCGAGGATACGCGGCGTTTCGGATTTTTCGGAATATATTGGCCGCAAGACCTTGAGGCCTGGAGCTTTTACCGCTCCCTCGGCCCCGAACCACTGGAGAGTTCCGCCGAGGAACTGGCTGAACGCCTCGGCGCACGCCGAGCCTGCGTCAAGAGCCTGCTTCTCAATCAGACCGTCCTGGCCGGAATCGGCAACATCTACGCCGACGAGTCCCTCTTTGCGGCCCGCATCCATCCGGCCAGCCTCGCCTCAAGCATCCCCCCGAAACGGCGCGTCCTCCTATGCAGTGAACTGCGCCGCATCCTGCTTGAGGCCATCGCGGCCGGAGGCAGCACCATCAGCGACTACCGCAACGCCTACGGCAAAAGCGGCATCTTCCAGGACAGTTTCGAGGTCTACGGCAAGAAGGGCGAACCCTGCCCGGCCTGCGGAATGCCCTTGCAGGCAACGAAGGTCGCCGGACGGACCTCGACGCACTGCATGAAGTGTCAAAAAAAGTATTAG
- a CDS encoding ChaN family lipoprotein, with product MARSLILPVLLAMLAGCAKPAAVTPPWVSPPPGSFLSAKAEPLTDDEVLKRARHADFILMGESHTNPCDHTVQARLIEALAQSGHRFSIGLEMLPVTTQTVLDEFNARRITAADLGEKVNWEKIWGYPYALYKPIFELAEEFGLPVIGLNIPRQTLVTFRDKGNTALSKADRNALPRRIIPASPAQKTALEMQVGLHQSMRTATAPGSDTKDTPAKSATASKAMSGKAPSMSAMAEKFYLVQALWDSMMAEQALAYEGRLNRPMLILAGSGHVEHGWGIEYRLRTLDPKAVCLSVMPVRDAEDFKSQTDTSQRPMPAEQVYFYCAAQHKSRLGMNILFEEKAMRVESVEPDSKAESAGLMAGDVLVEAAGRPLTEAMDLHFAAMAASRQNKPLELTVKRGGQTISLTIPLASPQD from the coding sequence TTGGCGAGAAGCCTCATTCTGCCCGTGCTTCTGGCAATGCTTGCCGGATGCGCAAAACCGGCGGCGGTGACTCCCCCATGGGTCTCCCCGCCGCCGGGATCCTTTCTCTCGGCCAAGGCCGAGCCCCTGACCGACGACGAGGTCCTGAAACGGGCCAGACACGCCGACTTCATCCTCATGGGCGAAAGCCACACCAATCCCTGCGACCACACCGTCCAGGCGCGCCTCATCGAAGCCCTGGCACAAAGCGGACACCGCTTCTCCATCGGCCTTGAGATGCTGCCGGTCACGACGCAAACCGTGCTGGACGAATTCAACGCGCGGCGCATCACTGCCGCCGATCTGGGCGAAAAGGTGAACTGGGAAAAGATCTGGGGCTACCCCTACGCGCTCTACAAACCCATTTTTGAATTGGCGGAAGAATTCGGCCTTCCCGTGATCGGTCTGAACATCCCGCGACAAACGCTGGTCACCTTCCGCGACAAGGGCAACACGGCCCTGAGCAAGGCCGACAGGAACGCCCTGCCGCGCCGGATCATCCCGGCCAGTCCTGCCCAGAAGACGGCCCTTGAGATGCAGGTCGGCCTGCACCAGAGCATGCGTACGGCCACCGCGCCCGGTTCCGATACCAAGGACACTCCGGCCAAGAGCGCCACTGCGTCCAAAGCCATGTCCGGCAAGGCTCCCTCCATGAGCGCAATGGCTGAAAAATTCTACCTCGTGCAGGCCCTGTGGGATTCCATGATGGCCGAACAGGCCCTGGCCTACGAGGGGAGACTGAACCGGCCCATGCTGATCCTGGCCGGGAGCGGACACGTGGAGCACGGCTGGGGCATTGAATACCGGCTGCGCACCCTGGATCCCAAAGCCGTCTGCCTCTCCGTCATGCCCGTACGCGATGCAGAGGATTTCAAGTCCCAGACCGACACGTCGCAGCGGCCCATGCCTGCGGAGCAGGTCTATTTCTACTGCGCGGCCCAGCACAAAAGCCGCCTCGGCATGAATATCCTTTTCGAGGAAAAGGCCATGCGCGTGGAGAGCGTGGAACCCGACTCAAAGGCCGAATCGGCCGGACTGATGGCCGGAGATGTGCTGGTCGAGGCCGCCGGTCGGCCCCTGACCGAAGCAATGGACCTTCACTTCGCGGCCATGGCCGCCTCCCGTCAGAACAAACCGCTGGAACTTACCGTCAAGCGTGGCGGGCAGACCATAAGCCTGACCATCCCCCTGGCCTCCCCTCAAGACTGA
- a CDS encoding phenylacetate--CoA ligase family protein, translating into MTRKDRTEGIFSRREVLDATERQKYYQIQLKELLSYAYRYSEDVKKRFDRAQFSVEKFRDLIDLKHVPILKKKELIFLQSMGPRLGGLLTKDLGELRRVFLSPGPIFDPEDRGDDYWGWTESFYAAGFRSGDLVQNTFNYHMTPAGLMFEEPLRQLSCAVVPTGPGNTGSQLDIMKKLRVTGYVGTPSYLMHLAQKGEEKGLNLRKDLYLEVAFVTGEKFSEKLRSTLEKKFDLIMRQGYGTADVGCIGYECFHKNGLHIANRAYVEICHPDTGIPLKDGEVGEIVVTAFNKTYPLIRLATGDLSYIDRASCPCGRTSPRLGTIVGRVDTTARIKGMFVYPHQVEQVISSFEEIKRWQIEVTNPGGIDEMTLLIETSGFKREEELLHMFREKIKIRPALKILTPGTLPPQIRFIEDKRNWD; encoded by the coding sequence ATGACCCGCAAGGATCGCACTGAAGGCATTTTCAGCCGACGCGAAGTTCTGGATGCCACGGAACGCCAGAAATACTACCAGATCCAGCTCAAAGAGCTGCTCTCTTATGCGTATAGATATTCCGAAGACGTAAAAAAGCGCTTTGACCGCGCACAGTTTTCCGTGGAAAAATTCCGCGATCTCATCGACCTCAAGCACGTCCCGATCCTGAAGAAAAAGGAACTCATCTTCCTGCAGTCCATGGGCCCGCGCCTGGGCGGCCTTCTGACCAAGGATCTTGGCGAACTGCGCCGCGTCTTCCTGTCCCCCGGCCCGATCTTCGACCCCGAGGACAGAGGGGACGACTATTGGGGCTGGACCGAGAGCTTCTACGCCGCGGGCTTCCGTTCCGGCGACCTGGTCCAGAACACCTTCAACTACCACATGACCCCGGCCGGTCTCATGTTCGAGGAACCCCTGCGCCAGCTGAGCTGCGCCGTGGTGCCCACGGGCCCCGGCAACACCGGCAGCCAGCTCGACATCATGAAGAAGCTACGCGTCACCGGCTATGTGGGCACGCCGAGCTACCTCATGCACCTGGCCCAGAAGGGCGAGGAGAAGGGCCTCAACCTGCGCAAGGACCTGTACCTGGAAGTGGCCTTCGTCACCGGCGAAAAATTCTCCGAGAAGCTGCGTTCCACCCTTGAAAAGAAGTTCGACCTGATCATGCGCCAGGGCTACGGCACCGCCGACGTGGGCTGCATCGGCTACGAATGCTTCCACAAGAACGGCCTGCACATCGCCAACCGCGCCTACGTCGAGATCTGCCACCCCGACACGGGCATTCCGCTCAAAGACGGAGAAGTGGGCGAGATCGTGGTCACGGCCTTCAACAAGACCTACCCGCTGATCCGTCTGGCCACCGGCGACCTGTCCTACATCGACCGCGCGTCCTGCCCCTGCGGCCGCACGTCCCCTCGCCTGGGCACCATTGTCGGCCGCGTGGACACCACGGCCCGCATCAAGGGCATGTTCGTGTACCCGCACCAGGTCGAGCAGGTCATCTCCAGCTTCGAAGAGATCAAACGCTGGCAGATCGAAGTCACCAACCCCGGCGGCATCGACGAGATGACGCTCTTGATCGAGACCTCCGGCTTCAAGCGGGAAGAGGAGCTGCTGCACATGTTCCGCGAAAAGATCAAGATCCGGCCGGCGCTGAAGATCCTCACCCCCGGCACCCTGCCTCCACAGATCCGGTTCATCGAGGACAAGCGCAATTGGGATTGA
- a CDS encoding tRNA (adenine-N1)-methyltransferase, whose product MLEPGQLVMLLNANDKRYFVTAQEGQVMHTNEGLLHLDEVRAAGWGQQVMTHKGYPFTVMRPTLYDLVKSVKRRTQIIYPKEIGYIVMKLGIGPGCRIVEAGCGSGGLTTALAWLVGDTGKVYTYERREEFYTLCRQNLERIGLSHRVEQFHHDIAEGFQPHAADALFLDVREPCDYIHHIPNAVVPGAPVGFLLPTTNQVQDLLKSLQEGPFRQIEVVEIFLRHYKPVPERLRPEDRMVAHTGFLVFARTFAQLDTPETEEPQGLPQEDMPQEPLTED is encoded by the coding sequence ATGCTCGAACCGGGACAGCTGGTAATGCTGCTCAACGCAAACGACAAGCGATATTTTGTTACTGCCCAGGAAGGGCAGGTAATGCATACAAATGAAGGACTTCTGCACCTTGACGAAGTCCGCGCCGCAGGCTGGGGACAACAGGTCATGACGCACAAGGGCTATCCCTTCACCGTCATGCGCCCCACCCTCTACGATCTGGTCAAGTCGGTAAAACGCCGCACCCAGATCATTTATCCCAAGGAAATCGGCTACATCGTCATGAAGCTGGGCATCGGTCCCGGTTGCCGCATCGTCGAGGCCGGCTGCGGCTCCGGCGGTCTGACCACGGCTCTGGCCTGGCTGGTCGGCGACACGGGCAAGGTCTACACCTACGAACGCCGTGAAGAATTCTACACGCTCTGCCGCCAGAATCTGGAGCGCATCGGCCTCTCCCACCGCGTGGAGCAGTTCCATCACGACATCGCCGAAGGTTTCCAGCCTCACGCCGCCGACGCCCTCTTTCTGGATGTGCGCGAACCTTGCGACTATATCCATCATATTCCAAATGCAGTCGTGCCCGGCGCGCCTGTCGGTTTCCTGCTGCCGACCACCAATCAGGTTCAGGATCTGCTGAAGTCGCTGCAGGAAGGCCCCTTCCGGCAGATCGAGGTGGTGGAGATATTCCTGCGCCACTACAAGCCGGTGCCAGAACGCCTGCGCCCCGAAGACCGTATGGTCGCCCATACGGGTTTTCTGGTCTTCGCCCGCACCTTTGCCCAGCTTGACACACCTGAAACCGAGGAGCCACAAGGCCTCCCGCAGGAAGACATGCCGCAGGAGCCTTTGACCGAAGATTGA
- a CDS encoding Rne/Rng family ribonuclease, which yields MGEKQKRKMFISVLPGEQVEVAIMEDGVVCEYYVEMLHQSKTKGNIYKGKIHNVDQALQAAFINYGADKNGFLQVDEVHPEYYQGDVPSRGKYPPLQKVLKPGQEVLVQVVKEPTGSKGAFLTTYLSIPGRYFVLTPGREQLGISRKIEDEKERDRLKEVVEELKLDEGLGVIVRTVSESQSKSSLSRDLQFLKRLWKDIRKKGISSESPALIYEEKDLAFRAIRDYLTPDIAECWVDDDETAKQITDFAALIFPRRKTFIKVHSETERTLYERFRIEAQLQKIFSRSVNLPSGGQLVIDHTEALTAIDINSGKIGGEKNFKEMALRTNIEAAQEIPNQLMLRDIGGQIVVDFIEMKDGKHIREVEKVLRQALKVDRARTDIGRISKFGLLEIVRQRLGTSALSGSLEPCPHCSGAGTRRNLEWRSMQALKDIYRELRKDKSSETFTYKTDADLMQYLVNRKREKLMEFEQTFGRKIFVMPTETPNCAFC from the coding sequence ATGGGCGAGAAGCAGAAACGCAAGATGTTCATCAGCGTGCTGCCTGGTGAACAGGTGGAAGTGGCCATCATGGAAGATGGCGTGGTGTGCGAATATTATGTTGAAATGCTCCATCAGAGCAAGACCAAGGGCAACATCTACAAGGGTAAGATTCACAACGTCGATCAGGCCCTGCAGGCCGCCTTCATCAACTACGGGGCGGACAAGAACGGATTTCTTCAGGTCGACGAGGTCCATCCCGAATACTACCAGGGCGACGTGCCCAGCCGGGGCAAGTATCCGCCCCTGCAGAAGGTCTTGAAGCCCGGCCAGGAAGTGCTGGTACAGGTGGTCAAGGAACCTACCGGCTCCAAGGGCGCCTTCCTGACGACCTACCTATCCATTCCCGGGCGCTATTTTGTGCTCACCCCCGGGCGCGAACAGCTCGGCATCTCCCGCAAGATCGAAGACGAGAAGGAACGCGATCGCCTCAAGGAAGTCGTCGAGGAGCTCAAGCTCGACGAAGGCCTGGGCGTCATCGTGCGCACGGTCAGCGAATCCCAGAGCAAGAGCAGCCTGTCCCGCGATCTGCAGTTTCTGAAGCGCCTGTGGAAGGACATCCGCAAGAAGGGCATCTCCTCCGAGTCTCCGGCCCTTATCTATGAGGAAAAGGATTTGGCCTTTCGGGCCATCCGCGACTACCTCACCCCCGATATCGCCGAATGCTGGGTCGACGACGACGAGACCGCGAAGCAGATCACGGATTTCGCCGCCCTCATTTTTCCCCGCCGCAAGACGTTCATAAAGGTTCACTCCGAGACCGAGCGGACCCTTTACGAGCGTTTTCGCATCGAGGCGCAGCTGCAGAAGATTTTCAGCCGCAGCGTAAATCTCCCCAGCGGCGGACAGCTGGTCATCGACCACACCGAGGCCCTGACCGCCATCGATATCAACTCCGGCAAGATCGGAGGAGAGAAGAATTTCAAGGAGATGGCCCTGCGGACCAATATCGAGGCCGCGCAGGAAATCCCCAACCAGCTCATGCTGCGCGACATCGGCGGCCAGATCGTGGTCGACTTTATCGAGATGAAGGACGGCAAGCACATCCGCGAGGTTGAGAAGGTGCTGCGTCAGGCCCTCAAGGTAGACCGTGCGCGCACGGACATTGGCCGCATCTCCAAATTCGGTCTGCTTGAGATCGTCCGCCAGCGTCTTGGCACCTCGGCCCTGTCCGGAAGCCTGGAGCCCTGCCCGCACTGCTCCGGGGCAGGCACCCGCCGCAATCTGGAATGGCGCTCCATGCAGGCTCTCAAGGACATCTACCGTGAACTGCGCAAGGACAAGAGCTCCGAGACGTTTACCTACAAGACCGACGCGGATCTCATGCAGTACCTTGTCAACCGCAAGCGGGAAAAGCTCATGGAATTCGAGCAGACATTCGGTCGCAAGATCTTCGTCATGCCCACGGAAACGCCCAACTGCGCATTTTGCTAG
- a CDS encoding epoxyqueuosine reductase QueH, giving the protein MKILVHICCGPCAITPVRALLEAGMGVTGLYYNPNIHPLQEYLRRREGVVQMAERLDIPVIFKDDEYDPKAYFRAVTYREPNRCLPCYSLRLERTLSIARRGGFDAFTSTLLYSKFQKHEQIRTLGHDLAEGSGVAFHYQDFRSGWSEGIAQSKDWGMYRQQYCGCLYSEFERYSSELGRRV; this is encoded by the coding sequence ATGAAGATTTTGGTTCACATCTGCTGTGGGCCGTGCGCCATCACTCCCGTCCGGGCCTTGCTTGAGGCCGGGATGGGTGTGACGGGTTTATATTACAATCCCAACATTCATCCCCTGCAGGAATACCTGCGTCGCCGGGAAGGCGTGGTCCAGATGGCCGAGCGCCTGGATATCCCGGTCATCTTCAAGGATGACGAGTACGACCCCAAGGCCTATTTTCGGGCGGTGACTTACCGTGAGCCGAACCGATGTCTGCCGTGTTATTCCCTGCGGCTGGAGCGGACCCTGTCCATTGCCAGGCGCGGTGGCTTCGACGCCTTCACCTCCACGCTCCTTTACAGTAAATTCCAGAAGCACGAACAGATTCGAACTTTGGGCCATGATCTGGCCGAGGGTTCGGGGGTGGCGTTTCATTATCAGGATTTTCGTTCAGGCTGGTCGGAGGGCATTGCCCAGTCGAAGGATTGGGGGATGTACCGGCAGCAGTACTGCGGCTGCCTTTACAGCGAATTCGAGCGCTATTCCTCGGAGCTTGGCAGGCGCGTCTAG
- the hemW gene encoding radical SAM family heme chaperone HemW, whose translation MLLYVHVPFCVRKCGYCAFHSGPFSQEAAKLYVRQILLEMAGWGRVLGRVRLESLYFGGGTPSLLEPGQIEALLRAADIWFDLSPRAEITLEANPDSVLLPGFLDSVRSLGVNRLSLGVQSLQDDLLAMLGRPHDSAQARRAVHAARAAGFTNLSLDLIWGLPGQTLDRWMNDLAGVVELAPEHLSCYGLSLEEGTALTRKVEAGALVLPDEEIGARMYLEGSEFLESCGYAHYEISSHARPGRESRHNQGYWAGLDYLGLGPAAVSTIEGRRWSNPSAFEEYAEVVAKGEARDEVEVLSALTRRQEMVMLTLRTGAGLDLEKFKATTGTEFPWRHPAVEQLRSSGLVRLRAGHLQLTRKGMLVSNSVIEMVLGVLDRMHADTV comes from the coding sequence ATGCTGCTTTACGTTCACGTGCCTTTTTGCGTGCGCAAATGCGGTTACTGCGCTTTCCATTCCGGCCCGTTCTCCCAGGAGGCTGCAAAGCTTTACGTACGGCAGATTTTGCTAGAGATGGCGGGCTGGGGGCGGGTTCTGGGCCGGGTTCGGCTTGAGTCCCTCTATTTCGGGGGTGGGACGCCATCGCTTCTGGAGCCCGGGCAGATCGAAGCCCTGCTGCGTGCGGCAGACATTTGGTTTGACCTGAGTCCAAGGGCCGAAATCACGCTGGAGGCCAATCCGGATTCAGTGCTTCTGCCCGGATTTCTGGACAGCGTGCGGAGCCTTGGAGTGAACAGGCTCAGTCTCGGGGTGCAGAGCCTGCAGGACGATCTGCTGGCGATGCTCGGGCGCCCACACGACAGCGCGCAGGCGCGTCGTGCCGTGCACGCCGCCAGGGCCGCCGGTTTTACGAACCTGAGCCTTGACCTGATCTGGGGCCTGCCCGGCCAGACTCTGGATCGCTGGATGAACGATCTGGCTGGGGTCGTGGAGTTGGCACCCGAGCATCTCTCCTGTTATGGGCTGAGTCTGGAGGAAGGCACGGCATTGACGCGCAAGGTCGAGGCTGGGGCGCTGGTCCTGCCGGACGAAGAGATTGGAGCCCGGATGTATCTTGAAGGTTCGGAATTTCTGGAATCGTGCGGATACGCTCATTACGAAATTTCAAGCCATGCCCGTCCGGGCCGCGAAAGCCGCCACAATCAGGGCTATTGGGCGGGGCTTGACTACCTGGGGCTTGGCCCGGCGGCGGTTTCCACCATCGAGGGCCGCAGATGGTCGAACCCTTCGGCGTTTGAAGAATATGCAGAGGTTGTGGCCAAGGGCGAGGCGCGAGACGAGGTGGAGGTTTTGTCGGCGCTGACCCGCCGACAGGAAATGGTCATGCTGACCCTGCGCACGGGCGCCGGGCTTGACCTGGAAAAATTTAAGGCAACGACCGGAACGGAATTTCCGTGGCGCCACCCGGCTGTCGAGCAATTGCGCTCCAGCGGGTTGGTTCGCCTCCGGGCCGGTCATCTTCAACTGACACGTAAGGGCATGCTGGTCAGTAATTCCGTCATCGAAATGGTGCTAGGAGTTTTGGATCGCATGCACGCAGACACTGTGTAG
- a CDS encoding DEAD/DEAH box helicase, with the protein MTDNNDFGDAQNEGSQTENFEGKAFSMADLPQTLQAAATRLNWAELMPVQVQTIPHMLGGQDVMVQSQTGSGKTGAFLLPILDRIDTGIGAPQALVLVPTRELAVQVTRDAEELGREAGIKPLSIYGGVGYKGQIQGLEDGAQLIIGTPGRILDHLLKGNLNLDRLKILVFDEADRMLSMGFYPDMKQLQRYLPRGLQSTMFSATYPGHVKRLAQQFLKDPIFVSLSQSQVHVSDVLHVVYKVPAMQKSRILVKIIEQENPASAIIFCNTKADVHFVSTVLRRFGYDVGEISADLTQAAREEVLEKLRLNKLKFLVATDVAARGIDIHELSHVFQYQPPQDHEAYVHRTGRTGRAGAAGVAISFVSGMEEIELEQIAKKFSIPMIEQPLPADDELEALISQRAVFLLEARLRKADNIQKERMQRFMRTVGELAANEESRALLAMLVDEFYQDTFHAPLEQPSEKLVDMVRPARPQARPAQPAAPRSPRQPVPQPQVRDEAVQAEQPGEEPILPAEGVRPEGEKRRRKRSRKKPAGTADAALRDQGRPEKSSEAPGVRQTSSEPVEASEQVTPSEPVIPSAPVAAPALAPELIAEPAPSAPEVRPEKSQAPRTPRPPKPAAQPAPARVEPTDETPAADSLTPVAATENVAGDEQPTAAPKKRRRRRPRKPAGAKPEGGNDVAADAGSSSGTPAAAPSAAPAPVAPAQTPRPPRAEPRPRPADAPAEEGASRTREVPRPSRKKPAEAKTEPPRPKKKIFLE; encoded by the coding sequence ATGACAGACAACAATGATTTTGGTGACGCCCAAAACGAGGGCTCCCAAACCGAGAATTTCGAAGGCAAGGCATTTTCCATGGCCGACCTGCCGCAGACGCTGCAGGCTGCCGCGACCCGCTTGAACTGGGCCGAGCTCATGCCGGTGCAGGTGCAAACCATTCCGCATATGCTTGGCGGACAGGACGTCATGGTCCAGTCCCAGACCGGCAGCGGGAAGACAGGGGCGTTCTTGCTGCCCATTTTGGATCGCATCGACACCGGCATTGGCGCGCCGCAGGCCCTGGTCCTGGTTCCTACCCGCGAATTGGCCGTGCAGGTCACTCGCGATGCCGAGGAACTGGGCCGGGAAGCGGGCATCAAGCCGCTCTCCATTTACGGAGGCGTGGGCTACAAGGGCCAGATCCAGGGACTTGAAGACGGGGCGCAGCTCATCATAGGCACGCCCGGCCGTATCCTCGACCACCTGCTCAAAGGGAACCTCAATCTGGACCGGCTGAAAATCCTGGTCTTCGACGAGGCCGACCGCATGCTGTCCATGGGTTTTTATCCGGACATGAAGCAGCTTCAGCGTTACCTGCCGCGCGGGCTGCAGTCGACCATGTTCTCGGCGACCTATCCCGGGCACGTGAAGCGCCTGGCCCAGCAGTTCCTGAAGGATCCGATTTTTGTGTCCCTGAGCCAGTCCCAGGTTCACGTCAGCGACGTCCTGCATGTGGTTTACAAGGTTCCGGCCATGCAGAAGAGCCGCATCCTGGTCAAGATCATCGAGCAGGAGAATCCGGCCTCGGCCATCATCTTCTGTAACACCAAGGCGGACGTGCATTTCGTCTCCACGGTGCTGCGGCGATTCGGGTACGACGTGGGCGAGATCAGCGCCGACCTGACCCAGGCCGCGCGGGAAGAGGTGCTTGAGAAGCTGCGCCTGAACAAGCTCAAGTTCTTGGTGGCCACGGATGTTGCCGCACGAGGCATCGACATCCACGAACTGTCCCATGTTTTTCAGTATCAGCCGCCCCAGGATCACGAGGCCTATGTGCACCGCACCGGGCGTACGGGTCGGGCCGGAGCCGCCGGGGTCGCGATATCCTTTGTGTCGGGCATGGAAGAGATCGAGCTTGAGCAGATCGCCAAGAAATTCTCCATCCCGATGATCGAGCAGCCCCTGCCCGCCGACGACGAGCTTGAAGCGCTCATCTCGCAGCGGGCCGTGTTCTTGCTTGAAGCCCGCCTGCGCAAGGCTGACAATATCCAAAAGGAGCGGATGCAGCGGTTCATGCGCACCGTGGGCGAGCTTGCCGCCAACGAGGAATCTCGTGCGCTTTTGGCCATGCTGGTGGACGAATTCTATCAGGATACATTTCATGCCCCGCTGGAGCAGCCTTCGGAAAAACTGGTCGACATGGTACGTCCCGCCAGGCCCCAAGCCCGTCCTGCACAGCCTGCCGCGCCCAGATCGCCAAGGCAGCCCGTTCCCCAGCCGCAGGTCCGGGACGAGGCAGTCCAGGCCGAGCAGCCCGGAGAGGAACCCATTTTGCCGGCCGAAGGCGTTCGGCCTGAAGGCGAGAAGCGCCGACGCAAGCGATCGCGCAAAAAACCGGCCGGTACCGCTGATGCCGCCCTGCGCGATCAGGGCCGTCCTGAGAAGTCATCGGAAGCCCCGGGAGTTCGGCAGACTTCATCCGAGCCGGTGGAGGCCTCTGAACAAGTGACGCCATCCGAGCCGGTGATACCTTCCGCGCCTGTCGCGGCTCCTGCGCTAGCCCCCGAGCTGATCGCCGAGCCTGCGCCCTCTGCGCCGGAAGTACGTCCGGAAAAGAGCCAGGCCCCTCGGACTCCCCGGCCGCCGAAGCCTGCGGCGCAGCCTGCGCCCGCTCGGGTGGAACCCACGGACGAGACTCCGGCGGCGGATTCCTTAACGCCTGTCGCGGCCACTGAAAATGTGGCTGGAGACGAGCAGCCTACGGCCGCGCCCAAGAAGCGTCGTCGTCGCCGTCCGCGCAAGCCTGCCGGTGCAAAGCCCGAGGGTGGCAACGATGTCGCGGCCGATGCGGGCTCGTCTTCCGGGACTCCCGCCGCTGCGCCAAGCGCTGCGCCGGCTCCGGTAGCTCCCGCGCAGACTCCTCGCCCGCCGCGGGCGGAACCAAGGCCACGGCCAGCGGATGCTCCGGCCGAAGAAGGCGCCTCGCGGACCAGGGAGGTCCCACGCCCAAGTCGCAAGAAACCGGCCGAGGCCAAGACCGAGCCGCCCAGGCCCAAGAAAAAGATATTCCTGGAATAA
- a CDS encoding PilZ domain-containing protein translates to MSEERRKRSRVSLEFPLTIAFEGKRVRGKVNDLSLKGLSCSTEEWILPGKECDITLELESGLRMHIHGRIIRAGQDGAIDFISMDETSFAHLRNLVKLYAEDADLVDEELRHPAFKSEEGPFPE, encoded by the coding sequence ATGTCAGAAGAGCGACGCAAACGAAGCCGGGTCAGCCTTGAATTTCCGCTGACAATAGCATTTGAGGGGAAAAGAGTCCGGGGGAAGGTCAACGATTTGAGCCTGAAGGGCCTCTCGTGCTCTACGGAAGAATGGATTCTGCCGGGCAAGGAATGCGATATCACCTTGGAACTTGAGTCCGGATTGCGCATGCACATCCACGGGCGAATCATCCGTGCCGGACAGGACGGGGCCATCGATTTCATCAGCATGGACGAAACGAGCTTTGCGCATCTGCGCAATCTGGTCAAGCTCTACGCCGAAGATGCGGATCTGGTCGACGAGGAGCTGCGTCACCCTGCGTTCAAGTCGGAAGAGGGGCCTTTTCCAGAGTGA
- a CDS encoding methylated-DNA--[protein]-cysteine S-methyltransferase codes for MNDFSETFANRWFSVTFVWRDGLLVQTDLSAELKAATPPKSPYGAVLERIVTQYGDLHADEWPDLPLDRRNLSEFTMTVLDNLRLHAPRGIVTTYGRLAALCGSPRAARAVGGVMARNPWPLLYPCHRVLAANLGLGGFGPGIELKKTLLTLEKAPLPT; via the coding sequence ATGAACGATTTTTCAGAAACCTTTGCAAACCGCTGGTTCTCAGTCACCTTCGTCTGGAGAGACGGGCTTCTGGTCCAGACAGACCTGAGTGCCGAACTCAAGGCCGCCACCCCGCCAAAATCACCCTACGGAGCCGTATTGGAGCGGATAGTGACCCAGTACGGGGACCTTCATGCCGACGAGTGGCCGGACCTGCCCCTGGACAGGCGAAACTTAAGCGAATTCACCATGACGGTGCTGGACAACCTTCGCCTGCACGCGCCCAGAGGGATTGTCACGACCTATGGGCGACTGGCCGCCCTCTGCGGCTCGCCCCGGGCGGCACGAGCGGTTGGCGGGGTCATGGCCAGAAATCCTTGGCCCCTGCTTTATCCCTGCCATCGGGTGCTCGCGGCCAATCTGGGGCTTGGCGGATTCGGCCCCGGCATCGAACTGAAGAAGACCCTGCTCACTCTGGAAAAGGCCCCTCTTCCGACTTGA